DNA from Cotesia glomerata isolate CgM1 linkage group LG10, MPM_Cglom_v2.3, whole genome shotgun sequence:
TACGTAGGATAGTtcatgcttatttttttaatcttaagatgacataataaaaactaattattactttttaatagaattaagagttatatatattatttttaataattaataactattataaaACACTGTAATTGTTGATATATGGTCACAGGGAAGAAAAGCTCCAtgatcaatttaaataaataaataaataatagaaaaaactaaaaaaattttcgttttgtcttaaataatttctatcgtcataaatattttcttgaatcaaagtccttatttaaattagaaagTTCACTTCTTTTCGGATTGGCTATTACTATACtaaacagcaaaaaaaaaattaactcgaatcaagtaaataattttgaagtacttaatcttgatttaaatagaaaattttttaaaaatagaaatttttcttgacttaagtaaattttatttgattcaagaattttttgtcttgattcaagacaatggaactcttcaaaatattttcttaactcaagaaattttcttttgattccttaattttttttttcagtgcaaaaattttaattaactgatttggaaatttcttttaattaataaagtgattttttttttatttattttattaattaaatgtacatacaacaatatttacataaattcttatcaaaaaatattaaaaagtcttaaagatataagcgtAAAGTCTGAACAAAacggattaaaaatttttttgaataattgcaaaaattattcatcgaaatgcacgaaaaaattttcaattcagtTAAGCGACATATATAAACACtgaataacaattaaaatccTTTCGAAAGCGAAAAGGTTATCACTATCAAAATCTAGCACAAACTTTTTCAATATCTACGTATAATACGTAAGATTCCATTTGATACAGTACAAAATCCTTTACAACTTGATTTATGTTTCTTTAatgtatacaaaaaaattagcaaagCTAATTGTCGATGCATGATATTGTTCTACAATCATCCAAAGATCTTATTTAAGCGAGTAAGAAAAACAAGGCAGGAAGatagtttaaaaatcaaattaacctttgtcaaaaacaaaaataatccatcgaaatataaataattctcagtagattattattattacgatCATTTGTATTTATAAGATCTGTATCACCACGTGACGAAGCCGACGTGGTCAAGGCCTAACACGCTTAGTCCACCTAACCGTTGACCTAAGAATACATGAATGCATCTGCCCAATTTCGAGCCGTCTACAATACCGATtacgatatatatatatatatttataattcttacgaacctttttttcattttattttttaggtttGTCGATACACAGCTGCTGCCATACTAATACTATTTCCATGAATATATACATTTTAGAACATATATATCGATTGTTTTATACGGATAAGGTATAATAAGCCtatattaatgttattattgccataatttattgtattgtaattaattattaattcgaTTCACGTCACCCGCATCgttgacagaaaaaaaaaaacaatataataattctaAGGTTGTAAATGTCAAACTTATGTATATTATAGGGGCACCGGCAACTTTATTTTCTCAACATACTGatgttaatatatttatattttccatttaaaaatatactttatcAAGTAtgtcacaattttaaatttttgataacacATTCGTTTAATGtagctaattttttaattaatcagcTCAGTGAATGTGcaacataaaatttgtttaactgtcgtcatatatttattttttaaattgagatCAAAAtggatattaataaaattcataagactgaaaaaaattattcaatatataGCTTggattaaatgaaaaaagttgagtgaatttgaaaaaaattaaagtacatgaaaataaaatggaCTTGTCGGTCtcgataattttaatagtcgtatttattattgctcttgttaaattaataatataccATTACAAAAGAAGGGATTTATACAAAGCCGGTAATAAAATACCAGGGCCAAAGCCAGTGTTGCCgattattggaaattttcatctttttATGGGTAACagtgataataatttcaatacaaTTATGTCAttgttgaataattataaatcttCGCCAGTAAGAATCTGGTTTGGTCaagaattgtttatttatttatttgatcctGATCAAATGAAGGtaagcttttaatttaatttttttaaaaaaattttcgtcaaattaaaatcaaaaattcgGCTGcacaatttcaaaacacagtaactgacaattttaagatttttaacttcccgctaagaaaatcgaagattttcaaaaattgggaagttattgttttcaccccgttttgcaaaaatcgagttttcatcagatctcgacgtttaaagATCActggaagcttccctgactatccccgcgaggttgtcacggtgtctgtgtgtgtgtgtgtgtgtgtgtgtgtgtgtgtgtgtgtgtgtgtgtgtgtgtgtgtgtgtgtgtgtgtgtgtgtgtgtgtgtgaaagtatgtgaaccgcttataacttttgaacggcttgaccgatttcatcgcggttggtgccattcgaaaggacttaactaaacttagattttgaaaactatttggaccgattcagatcaatagattttgagaaatcttcaaaaaactgaaaaaaaaatttttttcaaatgtggtttttttggaataacttttaaacggcttgatggttcaattccaaaaactaatcagctcttaacctcaaaaaaccacgtcgatcaccaccagtccggtcaaaatcggttgattcgttcgagagatatcgtgaacgaaagaaaaccgaaaaaattgttttttcagaataactccgaaatttctagcgcgatcaattcaaaatttaagattctttgtgaggcttaaaaaactgcgtcaaatgctgccaaccgcgtgaaaatcggtttattcattcaaaagttattgcggtttaaaaattcaaaaaatagtgtcttatcaaatctctatcagacttttgagctcgaagagctcaaaagcataggaaagcaatttctttgagctcggagagctcaaaataacccttaaattgtatttttgagctcgaagagctcaaaaacgtcattggtgcaattttaagcgcctaagtatggaattagcgggaagttgcagggatggccttcagggtcaaccgtttttctaatttttttataattttccttattaaaaaaaagtttgcgcgccaaaataataaaaaatttgatttataaatagaaaatatttgaatatagAGGAACCTGGGGCACGAAAGCCCCCCTCAAAAAtgaggtaaaaattttttttttcaatttccctcaagttatgacctctataatgtttttatgatattttgggcCAATATCCGATACGTGGGGCATAATGGAtcattcgaaaaaaaatgacaaatttgaagaattcattattttaggcCTTTGCAGGTCAATAAAtcagaatgaatttaattaaactgaaaaatttaatgaaaagttgaattatatagcttataaaaaattgaaaacacagtttttttaattaaaacagtaataattatattattaattattgatcacGGTATCCTCTGCACCAGACAGAAACCtaatctcaaaaatttatttgaattcctcCAAGGATGTCTTACTTTACGCAAttcatatttctaattttgacttgataaaaatataacaaaaaaggtctggttcaagatattacgtATTTTAAAAGCTCAATCTGAAAACTCAACCTGTGATTTCAATCAATGTAAACTAATGTAACCAATTCGTTGCTAAATAacatttctatattttttcttgtacgtAGGTTTAAAATCGCCAAttgcaataaaagaaattaattatatttttaactattatctatttaaaactaattaacagctcaacaataaaatttataataattttttaagacgttaacagaaattaaactttgaataaaacatgaaatataaatgttcGATGATTAGGAAACCACATCGAGATTTTCATGAATATACGATTATTCGTAATGATCACAGACATATTCGTCAGAATAATCTTCGCCATTACCTGCGCAAgaatcataagatcatttattataatttttacattgaatcCATGACTCTGAGGACTCTGGGGAAAGTCCATAGCAATAAAGACAATggcaataatcatttttatcttttaaatgtttttttttttttcaaattttttggttgtgattttgtcttattttttttatatgattttttgggGAGGGGGCCGTCGTgacccagaaaaaaaaatttttttttcgatttttagcAAAATGTCGACTGATTCGTTTGAAATAGatggaaaataaatgaatttgatggttaaaagccacaaaataaaaaaattcgcttAAGGaggccgtcgtgccccaggctcctctaaatattttttagaaaaattacataaaattaaggtctaaaagtttttataaatgcagcaatactgaaaaaaatcaggcataaaaattttgcagttactgtgttttaaaattggacaGCTGAATTAGtattgataactttttttacacaaattaAGTGTTAAATTAAGACTCTCAAATGTTAAacattttacataaaatattttatactttacaaaatgacaaaaaaaaattttcactgtgtttaaatttatgttcTTTTGAagttaaagaataaaaatcgaaaaaattttgtcttaaaaattttttatacatttttttttacagatttcTTAATTCTtcgatttaaaaatgatagaacaaaaacaaataatcttttttaatagtttaaaaataagaagcattagtaatttaattaaagaagcGAATTTTGtttgcttaatttttttcaaaattttatcaattatttttaaaaaactgttttGTCGAACAATGTGCTAATAGTTTAAAGTACTAGTCAATAACactgtatttttatataattttaataatataacaatttaataatataaataatagtatttttcaataattaaaaatattcagtttattatttccttttattgtattaattcttaaagaattttaaactactattattttaataataataatattaattgttttctGGAATTTAGATAGTTTTACATAGTCCAAAATCAGTTCACAAGGAAGCATTcgtagaattttttcaacctTGGCTTGGTACGGGATTATTTACCGCGCCTGGTAAGTTTTAAAAGTTAGCttgtgcaatttttaattattgaaaaattaaaacattacaataataagtaaaataatttttttttcaagcaaATAAATGGAAAATACATCGTAAATTAATAATGCCAGCTTTTTACTcagaaattcttgaatcatTCTTTGacactataaataaaaaatcggaAATTTTGGTCCGAATAATGGAATccgaaatcaataaaaatgaatttgataTATTGGATTATATTTCACACTGTGTTCTTGATATTGTTTgtggtaattattttattaaaaattcaataaagtatcgaaaaataattgttcaaaaatatttataatttagaaaCGTTAATTGGGGTTCCTTCGAATGAACAAATAAATGGAAAATCAATTTATGTCGAAGCTTTTCCAAAGTAAATATagagtttaataaattaatttaaatgaataaaaagataatgattaatgaaaaacaatatatattttctatttagAATGATGAGGCTAATTTATAAGCGAATTATGACGATACCGATGCATTctgattttatttacaattttacaaAGTCAGCTCAAGAGCAAAAAGAGTGCATCAAATATTTGCATAAGCGAACATACGATAATGTAGAACAGAAACGTCGGCtgggttataaaaaaattgacggtAAAAATGGTGTTTTGGAAACAGCTACACCTAAAAGAAAGGCTTTTTTGGAGTTACTAATTGAATTATCGGATAAAGGAACATTGTCAGAGAAAGAAGTCTACGAAGAAGTTGATTCGATGATGGTTGCTGCAAATGATACAACTTCAACTGTAACTTCACTTGTTATTTTTATGCTTGCTAATTTTCCAGATATACAAGTGAgtattttttaagtcttacaagaataaatttctttCTGCAATTCTTGCAATTTGATggaaatttaaacaaatttaagaatgaataataaaaaaattttttgcaagtTTTCAGCATCAAGTGCTAAGCGTGTTTTACTGTCGCgtaaaaatggaaatttgttaatttttaaatttaattcatttctaaattaattatgaacatttataaatattttgaacaaATTCCATACATTTTAATGTTGactacaaatttaaaaaaagtttggaaaatccaaatgagcacgccttaagcgctcatgtcacacataaattatttagatcataacaaaaattattcgtttttaatttgaattttcccgcgagtagtattatcccctctgtaggtcgagctaaagaaaaattttaacagatgataaaacagttagtaattataccatcatgcatgtatagtttctgcttgtttatagttatttcaattctgtttatgaaaaataatatatattagaatttaaatttgcgcgcgcaaacgcgcgcctgactatagagttttcatatattttcatgcttatgatatattcgaccaatcacgttacgaatagtttgcttacatgatatattttcatatttttcatctaaattataagagtAGAATGACTGccgaaatcgcagaaaaagtcaccgaactgacactcgaaaaaaattaactgtatcgaaacggaattattttgacacgcaaTTTTCACAAGGGTTTTGACAAACTTCTTCAGGaatacaacaaaaaaaaaaattaaactgtgaaagtgatttttgacaaagttgtGGTGTTATCAAGCCCAGTGCTCCCGTAAATACCACgctcttattcatttaattcatcagaaaaacgagttttttctgagaaatcttatttaatcgataagaaaatttttttaacgtgttctgtagttactattatttatttcaatatgctttttacccataatttttttcgttcaaattatgaaaatcacgttttaatcgaaatcacgatttttaggcgagaatagagcatacctgcgcacttcgcgcttaaggcatgcaataGTTTTAGTTTTAACCAATGAGGAATCATGTCccatttttttcgaatttcgAACATTAATCATAACTTCAAACATCcggatttttaataaaaaatttgtgtatgagttttaatttatacactgagagaaaaaatttcttttgaaaaatatggGAATTCttgtgacaaaaaattaacttttcgggaatttttaaaaattttatttcttggttgaaaaaatccaaatttatttcacaaaatttatttcaaaaaaattttttatttcttaagctaagaaataaatttatttaaaatttccaacaaaattaatttcttgtcacaaaaatgtttatttttttcaaaagaaattttttctcttgatgtATAGTTTGAATCTAAAATCaacgcttaaggcatgcataataatttactaaaactttttattttattcaatcgtttttaataaacatgctcgcttaaatttaacaatttaagaaaaataatttttccaggAAAAATGTTATCAACAGCTTTTAGAAATccagaataaaaaaacaaaccgAGAATGGAAACTAGAGAAAGAAGATCTAAACCGTATGAAATATTTAGAGACAGTAATTAAAGAAACAATGAGGTTGTTTCCGATTGCGCCGTTTGCAACGCGTTACGTTGACGATGATTTGGATATTGGAGGAGGATACACACTACCAAAAGGCAGCACCGCAATTTTGGCATTCTTAAAAGCCCATCGTTCTGCTGATTTTTGGGACGATCCTCTTAGCTTTGATCCTGATAGATTTTCGTCTGAGCAAGCTGTCAAACGACATCCTGAAGCTTACTTTCCATTCAGCTCTGGTCTTCGCCACTGCCCTGGTTCAAAGTACGCAATGATGagcatgaaaataattatatttaaccttttgaaaaattatgtgCTCATAAAGGATAAACATGttaatattgaagatattGAACTTAAACCGGACATTATTATTAGAACTTCAAATCCTTTAACTCTCAAAATTAAACGAAGGTTGTAACAGCTTacattttagtcatttttttatatattatttcattttagaattttttatttccgaattattaatatgaaatattttatttaattactatcaaataaatgaacattcataatttcattttttttttattaatagacgcttaaaaaaaaaaaaaaaaaaaaaaaaacaaaacaactaattgactcaagaaaaatatcttcaaaatttgacttttGTTTGAAGTTAttcatttcttttaatttgaaaaattaactcttaaacaaaaataaatttaattgaaaaaaaaacgttcTTCATTCGTTATTTTACGATATTTACAAAGCatttaactaattttcaaaaacaataacttataTTGcacctaaaaattaatttatcttgaCATCAAAATAAGCCTCggacaattttaagaattcactgaaaaaaaaattgtaggaaaaattacaattgtcacATCGTAATTCAGGAGCAGACTTTAAATATCTTtactttcataattttttatttaaaaagtcaatatacaaatttttacgatttaaaatcatgaatttttcaatataagtGAAGATATTAAAAGTCTGGTCCAGGATTATGAtgtgaaaattgtaaatttcctaaatttttgaagtgaaacttctttatcgACGTATGAGAGAAATTTTGTagcaatgtaaaaaaaatcgtctcGATTTTCCGTTACGCGccatgttgtttttttttaacaaagttCAGTATAGCGCCATAAAGAATAAATCTAGTAAGcattattaattctaaaaacaattaaaaaaacaaatttaatgataatttaaaaataaaacaaaacaattattagtaaataaaaatatgtatatgtacatattatttaattattcgttTCTAATGGTTTATCTATTCATGttgaattctataaaatcatTGCATGTCTACAAGATTAACTGTCATCAAATCATTGTATTACTTTGAATAgacaattacaattatttactcATAACTTGTGTAATTGAGTgagttattaaatatctgctttgaattatttttactaagttATGGCATGAAATATGATAATAAAGttctttatataatttttgtaaactgattaattaatttttagattaaataatggcAGAATCTAAAAAATGACAACCATGATAATGACGATAAGatcataattaatgaattacaataattatatctagcatccttgcagtcactatgtgactcccgtgacttgtgaactataaataaataaaattttgctttattaaataatgacttttgttaaattgcactgtactgttttatctattgatatttttaaaaatataagctcattccgatgttacactcatcaagagctttcatgtgagtacccacatgcattttgatatatttttcatctatacatatatataatacatataaatatatgaaaaattgttgtgggtacttaaattaaaggtcttgatgagtgtatcaacgggatgagcttatatttttaacaacgtcaatagttcactAGGGTCaatacagggtcatttcttaactacacggagagaatttAATGGTAAATACAACTATCCGAGTATTGTAAAAACAGGCTTCTTAGTATGAACGATTGCAAGAACTATCCAAATTGTTAACTGAACCATCCAGATAGTAACATTTACCATCtggataataattattaccatcTAGCTGGTAACTTAAAGATGGTAAACTTAATCATAATATATGTTAACCGCTAAATTCATGTTAATTGTAAATTCTACAATCATGATGGTAATTATTACCATCGCAGCTAGTAATATGAttagtcactatgtgactaccgtgacttatgaattataaataaacaaaaatttcgcTATATTAagtaatgacttttgttaaattgcactgtattttcttaaatattgacattttttaagatataagcatatattttatatatttatatataatatatataagtatataaaatatatgaaaaattgatgtgggtactcaaatgaaaggtctcgataagtgtaatgtctgggtgaatttatatctttaaaaatgtcaatagtttacaagatacaaggtcatttcttaattattgatatttttaaagacgtaagctcatcctgatgtcacactcatcaagagctttcatttgagtacccacatgcatttttgatgtatacatatatataaatatatgaaatatatgaaaaattgatgtgggtactcaaataaaaagtctcgatgagtgttatgtcggagtgagcttatatctttaaaaatgtcaatagttgacaagatagtaatgtcagttcttaattattgacattttttaatatataagctcatcctgatgtcacactcaccaagagctttcatttgagtacccacatgcatttttgatatatacatatatataaatatatgaaatatatgaaaaattgatgtgggtactctaataaaaggtctcgatgagtgttatgtcggagtgagcttatatctttaaaaatgtcaatagttgacaagatagtaatgtcagttcttaattattgacattttttaatatataagctcatcctgatgtcacactcaccaagagctttcatttgagtacccacatgcattttgatatatacatatatatatatatatatatatatatatatatatatatatataaatataaatataaatatataaagtatatgaaaaattgatgtgggtactcaaatgaaagttctcaatgagtgtaatgtcgggaaaATAATTTccgataaaaacaatttttcttgaaccaagtattttttttagtgt
Protein-coding regions in this window:
- the LOC123273420 gene encoding cytochrome P450 4g15-like, with the protein product MSLLNNYKSSPVRIWFGQELFIYLFDPDQMKIVLHSPKSVHKEAFVEFFQPWLGTGLFTAPANKWKIHRKLIMPAFYSEILESFFDTINKKSEILVRIMESEINKNEFDILDYISHCVLDIVCETLIGVPSNEQINGKSIYVEAFPKMMRLIYKRIMTIPMHSDFIYNFTKSAQEQKECIKYLHKRTYDNVEQKRRLGYKKIDGKNGVLETATPKRKAFLELLIELSDKGTLSEKEVYEEVDSMMVAANDTTSTVTSLVIFMLANFPDIQEKCYQQLLEIQNKKTNREWKLEKEDLNRMKYLETVIKETMRLFPIAPFATRYVDDDLDIGGGYTLPKGSTAILAFLKAHRSADFWDDPLSFDPDRFSSEQAVKRHPEAYFPFSSGLRHCPGSKYAMMSMKIIIFNLLKNYVLIKDKHVNIEDIELKPDIIIRTSNPLTLKIKRRL